The following proteins are co-located in the Roseovarius arcticus genome:
- the queF gene encoding preQ(1) synthase has protein sequence MSENIYSDLKQLGANTALPDDPAKAELERVQNPQADALYNVRFVAPEFTSLCPMTGQPDFAHLVIDYVPGNWLVESKSLKLYLGSFRNHGAFHEDCTVSIGRRIAEFTEAKWLRIGGYWYPRGGIPIDVFYQTGVAPDGVWIPDQGVPPYRGRG, from the coding sequence ATGAGCGAAAATATTTACAGCGACCTGAAACAGCTCGGCGCGAATACCGCGCTTCCCGATGATCCGGCCAAGGCCGAATTGGAGAGGGTGCAGAATCCGCAGGCTGATGCGCTCTATAATGTGCGTTTTGTCGCGCCCGAATTTACGTCGCTGTGCCCGATGACTGGCCAGCCCGATTTTGCCCATCTGGTGATCGACTATGTGCCAGGCAATTGGCTGGTCGAGAGTAAATCGCTGAAGCTGTATCTGGGGAGTTTCCGCAATCATGGCGCGTTTCACGAGGATTGCACCGTCAGTATCGGGCGCCGCATCGCGGAATTCACTGAGGCGAAATGGCTGCGCATCGGCGGCTATTGGTATCCGCGCGGGGGCATTCCGATCGACGTATTCTATCAGACGGGCGTCGCGCCGGACGGCGTCTGGATTCCCGATCAGGGCGTGCCGCCCTATCGCGGACGCGGATGA
- the queE gene encoding 7-carboxy-7-deazaguanine synthase QueE — MSDAIRISEIFGPTIQGEGALIGVPTVFVRTGGCDYRCVWCDSLHAVDSEYRHDWTPMSASAVMDEVRRLSGGQPLTVTLSGGNPAIQPFGDLIEMGREGGYGFALETQGSVSRDWFSQLDMLVLSPKPPSSEMQTDWAMLQECVDAAQGAATVLKIVVFDDADYAYARDVAARHPDLPVYLQPGNHTPPPPGDDSAAVDLPGIDARMRWLVDLVIADRWHAARVLPQLHVMLWGNKRGV; from the coding sequence ATGAGCGATGCAATCCGCATATCTGAGATTTTCGGCCCCACGATACAAGGCGAAGGTGCGCTGATCGGTGTGCCAACGGTTTTCGTGCGGACGGGCGGCTGCGATTATCGCTGCGTCTGGTGCGATAGCCTGCATGCTGTCGATAGCGAATACCGCCATGATTGGACCCCGATGAGCGCGTCTGCGGTCATGGATGAGGTGCGCCGCCTGTCGGGTGGCCAGCCGCTGACTGTGACGCTGTCAGGCGGCAATCCAGCGATCCAGCCATTTGGAGATTTGATCGAGATGGGGCGCGAGGGCGGCTATGGGTTTGCTCTGGAAACACAAGGATCGGTATCCAGGGACTGGTTTTCGCAGCTGGATATGCTGGTCCTTAGCCCCAAGCCGCCATCATCGGAAATGCAGACTGACTGGGCGATGCTGCAAGAGTGCGTGGATGCCGCGCAGGGTGCCGCCACCGTGCTAAAGATCGTGGTGTTCGATGATGCCGACTACGCTTATGCGCGCGATGTGGCCGCGCGCCATCCTGATTTGCCAGTTTACTTGCAGCCCGGCAATCACACACCGCCCCCACCCGGCGATGACAGCGCCGCCGTCGACCTGCCCGGTATCGACGCGCGGATGCGGTGGCTGGTTGATCTGGTGATCGCGGATCGTTGGCACGCGGCGCGCGTGCTACCCCAGCTGCATGTCATGCTATGGGGAAACAAACGCGGCGTTTAG
- a CDS encoding ABC transporter ATP-binding protein, with protein MTDKPDFSNNANMAATAPAFLSVWGMQAYYGESYIVQDISFNVHEGEILALLGRNGAGKTTTLRAIARMDNPQLNHGEIWLDHKPLHKMKSYEAAVAGIGLVPEDRCIIPGLTVEENLQLAQIAPPIGWSLERLYDLFPRLAERRKQDGVTLSGGEQQMLALARALARDIKVLLLDEPYEGLAPVIVDEIEKTLRIIKAQGITTVIVEQNAVRALELSDRAVILDTGGIVFDGSAAEVLNDEKLRAEYLAI; from the coding sequence ATGACCGACAAACCTGATTTTTCTAACAACGCCAATATGGCCGCCACGGCCCCCGCCTTCCTTTCGGTCTGGGGCATGCAGGCCTATTACGGCGAAAGCTACATCGTCCAGGACATTAGCTTTAACGTCCACGAAGGCGAAATTCTGGCCCTGCTGGGCCGCAACGGCGCGGGCAAGACGACGACACTGCGCGCCATTGCCCGCATGGACAATCCGCAACTGAACCACGGCGAGATTTGGCTGGATCACAAGCCACTGCACAAAATGAAGAGCTATGAGGCAGCCGTCGCCGGTATCGGCCTCGTGCCAGAGGATCGCTGCATCATTCCCGGCCTCACGGTCGAGGAAAACCTCCAACTGGCGCAGATCGCACCGCCTATTGGCTGGTCGCTTGAGCGCTTGTACGATTTATTCCCCCGCCTTGCCGAGCGCCGCAAGCAGGACGGCGTCACACTGTCGGGCGGCGAGCAGCAGATGCTGGCCTTGGCGCGTGCGCTAGCCCGCGATATCAAGGTGCTGCTGCTGGACGAGCCCTACGAGGGGCTGGCACCTGTTATTGTCGACGAAATCGAGAAAACTCTGCGCATTATCAAGGCACAAGGCATCACAACCGTGATCGTTGAGCAGAACGCAGTGCGCGCGCTGGAGCTGTCTGACCGCGCCGTGATCCTTGACACTGGCGGCATCGTCTTTGACGGTAGTGCTGCCGAGGTTCTGAACGACGAGAAGCTGCGCGCAGAATATCTGGCGATTTAG
- a CDS encoding branched-chain amino acid ABC transporter permease, with protein sequence MLGLTRKDTMLLVLVTALSLLAPFLLNPFPVNSGMAQFNAGYPDLMQRFVIFGIFAIGFNILFGLTGYLSFGHAAFLGVGSYAAIWMMKLLTANIIPGIVMSVIVAGLFALIVGFISLRRSGIYFAILTLAFAQMSYALAYSVLTPITGGETGLQLKLNDARVLDGALQQGERARANLFGLDMTSSFDLHFGGWHFTFNAGYYIAAVVLILAFYLSIRIFRSPFGMMLRAIKSNNTRMTYTGLNARPYALAAFVISGMYAGLAGGLMVAMDTQVGPERMFWTASGEVVLMTILGGAGTLIGPVLGAGLIKYMENIISKINSGVLHDWFYWMPDGLEDLVITLIYPFVGKGWHLTLGIVFMLVVIFLPGGLVEGGQRISRLVRGKRAKPSDQTTPAE encoded by the coding sequence ATGCTAGGACTGACACGCAAAGACACCATGTTGCTGGTGCTGGTTACAGCGCTCTCGCTGCTGGCCCCTTTCCTCCTGAACCCCTTCCCGGTGAATTCCGGTATGGCGCAGTTTAATGCTGGGTATCCCGACCTGATGCAGCGCTTTGTGATCTTTGGGATATTCGCCATCGGTTTCAACATCCTGTTTGGCCTGACCGGCTATCTCAGCTTTGGCCACGCGGCCTTCCTTGGCGTCGGCAGTTATGCCGCGATATGGATGATGAAGCTGCTGACAGCCAACATCATTCCCGGCATTGTTATGTCGGTGATCGTTGCCGGCCTTTTTGCCCTCATTGTCGGCTTTATTTCGCTGCGGCGGTCAGGCATCTACTTTGCCATCCTCACGCTGGCCTTTGCCCAAATGTCATACGCGCTGGCCTATTCGGTGCTGACCCCGATTACGGGCGGCGAGACCGGCTTGCAGTTGAAACTGAACGATGCGCGTGTCCTTGATGGTGCGCTGCAGCAGGGCGAGCGGGCGCGGGCAAACCTCTTTGGCCTCGATATGACGTCCAGCTTCGATCTGCACTTCGGTGGTTGGCACTTCACGTTCAACGCTGGCTACTACATTGCGGCCGTCGTGCTGATCCTAGCCTTCTATCTGTCGATCCGCATCTTTCGCTCGCCCTTCGGCATGATGCTGCGAGCGATCAAGAGCAACAACACCCGCATGACATATACTGGCCTTAATGCGCGTCCCTATGCGCTGGCGGCCTTTGTCATATCGGGCATGTATGCGGGCCTCGCCGGGGGCCTCATGGTCGCGATGGATACCCAAGTGGGCCCCGAGCGGATGTTTTGGACTGCGTCAGGCGAGGTGGTGCTGATGACCATCCTTGGCGGCGCGGGGACGCTGATCGGTCCAGTTTTGGGCGCGGGCCTGATCAAATACATGGAAAACATCATTTCCAAGATCAACAGCGGCGTCCTGCACGACTGGTTTTATTGGATGCCCGACGGGCTGGAGGATCTGGTAATCACGCTGATTTACCCGTTCGTCGGTAAGGGCTGGCACCTGACGCTTGGCATCGTATTCATGCTGGTTGTCATCTTTCTGCCCGGCGGTCTTGTCGAGGGGGGGCAGCGTATCTCGCGCCTCGTTCGCGGCAAACGCGCCAAACCGTCCGATCAAACCACTCCGGCTGAATAA
- a CDS encoding substrate-binding protein, producing MSTSNFTRRGLMKTSAIAGAGLAIPTIFTASSVSAFTNDPSDASNVTLGFNVPQSGPYADEGADELRAYELAVEHLNGGGDGGMMQTFSSKALQGNGIMGKKVDYVSGDTQTKSDAARASAKSMIEKDGAVVITGGSSSGVAVAVQALCQEAGVIFMAGLTHSNDTTGKDRKANGFRHFFNSWMSGAALAPVLANAYGTDRKAYHLTADYNWGYTTEEAIRNSTEAMGWETVNAVKTPLTQTDFSAYITPVLQSDADVLVLNHYGGNMVNSLTNAVQFGLRDKMVNGKKFEIIVPLYSELMARGAGKSIAGIFGSQNWDWKLEKEKGDRYVGTDAFVKSFGEKFGFPPSQAAHTCYVQTLLYADAVERAGSFNPCAVVEALQGFEFDGMGSGPTLYRGEDHQCFKDVVVVRGKENPENEFDLVEIVEVTPAEQVTYAPDAPEFGGPEATLGECNAGA from the coding sequence CGATTTTCACTGCATCCAGCGTTTCGGCGTTTACGAACGACCCGTCTGATGCCAGCAACGTCACGCTGGGCTTTAACGTGCCGCAGTCGGGGCCGTACGCCGATGAGGGCGCCGACGAGTTGCGCGCATACGAACTGGCGGTCGAGCACCTGAATGGCGGCGGCGACGGCGGCATGATGCAGACTTTCAGCTCCAAGGCGCTGCAAGGTAACGGCATCATGGGCAAGAAGGTCGACTACGTTTCGGGCGATACCCAGACGAAATCGGACGCAGCCCGCGCATCGGCCAAGTCGATGATCGAAAAGGACGGCGCTGTCGTCATCACGGGCGGCTCAAGCTCGGGCGTGGCTGTGGCTGTGCAGGCGCTGTGCCAAGAGGCGGGCGTCATCTTTATGGCGGGCCTCACCCACTCCAACGACACGACCGGCAAGGACCGCAAGGCCAACGGTTTCCGTCACTTCTTTAACAGCTGGATGTCCGGCGCGGCGCTCGCGCCCGTTCTGGCAAATGCCTACGGCACCGACCGCAAGGCCTATCACCTGACAGCTGACTACAACTGGGGCTACACCACCGAGGAAGCGATCCGCAACTCGACCGAAGCCATGGGCTGGGAAACTGTCAATGCGGTGAAAACCCCGCTGACCCAGACCGACTTTAGCGCCTATATCACGCCTGTCCTGCAGTCAGACGCGGATGTGCTGGTTCTGAACCACTACGGCGGAAACATGGTCAACTCGCTGACCAACGCCGTCCAGTTCGGCCTGCGCGACAAGATGGTCAACGGCAAGAAGTTCGAGATCATCGTTCCGCTTTACTCCGAGCTGATGGCACGCGGCGCCGGCAAGAGCATCGCCGGCATCTTTGGCTCGCAGAACTGGGACTGGAAGCTGGAAAAGGAAAAAGGCGACCGCTATGTCGGCACAGACGCGTTCGTGAAATCCTTTGGCGAAAAGTTCGGCTTCCCGCCCAGCCAGGCGGCGCATACCTGCTACGTGCAGACCCTGCTTTACGCGGATGCGGTCGAGCGTGCAGGCAGCTTTAATCCCTGCGCTGTTGTCGAGGCCCTCCAAGGCTTCGAGTTCGATGGTATGGGTAGCGGCCCGACCCTCTATCGCGGCGAAGATCACCAGTGCTTCAAGGACGTGGTCGTCGTGCGCGGGAAAGAGAACCCCGAGAACGAGTTCGACCTGGTCGAGATCGTCGAAGTCACGCCCGCCGAGCAAGTGACCTACGCCCCAGATGCGCCCGAGTTTGGCGGCCCTGAGGCGACACTGGGCGAATGCAACGCCGGCGCATAA
- a CDS encoding branched-chain amino acid ABC transporter permease, with product MDAIILQILNGLDKGSAYALIALGLTLIFGTLGVVNFAHGALFMIGAFCAVTLSRILTFSHEVVDPTRTDFLGNPMTVDVPYIYSFVGENAGRTIIDWAVPLSILFAIPVMIAIGVIMERGLIKHFYKRPHADQILVTFGLAIVLQEVIKYFYGANPIPTPAPSAFRGSFDFGAFLGMQANSIIYPYWRLVYFAFSLVIIGGVFAFLRYTTFGMVVRAGMADRETVGLLGINIDKRFTIMFGIAAAVAGLAGVMYTPINSPNYHMGMDFLVLSFVVVVVGGMGSLPGAVLAGFLLGILESFASMSAVLEALPGINQIVIYLVAIIILLTRPRGLMGRKGVMEE from the coding sequence ATGGATGCGATAATCCTGCAAATCCTCAATGGTCTGGACAAGGGATCGGCCTATGCGCTGATCGCCCTTGGACTGACATTGATCTTCGGCACGCTGGGGGTGGTCAACTTTGCCCACGGCGCTCTGTTCATGATCGGCGCGTTTTGTGCCGTCACGCTCAGCCGCATCCTGACGTTCAGTCACGAGGTGGTGGACCCGACGCGCACCGACTTCCTTGGTAATCCGATGACGGTCGACGTGCCCTACATTTACAGTTTTGTGGGGGAAAACGCCGGACGCACCATTATCGACTGGGCCGTGCCGCTATCCATTCTCTTTGCCATTCCCGTTATGATCGCCATTGGCGTCATCATGGAGCGGGGCCTGATCAAGCATTTCTACAAGCGCCCCCATGCCGACCAGATCCTGGTGACCTTCGGCCTCGCGATCGTGCTTCAGGAAGTGATCAAGTATTTCTACGGCGCAAACCCGATCCCGACGCCCGCGCCGTCCGCCTTTCGCGGGTCCTTCGATTTTGGCGCGTTCCTTGGGATGCAGGCCAATTCGATCATCTATCCCTATTGGCGCCTCGTCTATTTCGCATTTTCGTTGGTCATTATCGGCGGGGTCTTTGCCTTCCTGCGCTATACCACCTTCGGGATGGTCGTGCGCGCAGGGATGGCAGACCGCGAGACTGTGGGCCTGCTGGGCATCAACATCGACAAGCGGTTTACGATTATGTTCGGCATCGCCGCCGCCGTCGCGGGCCTTGCCGGGGTGATGTACACCCCCATCAACAGCCCGAACTACCACATGGGCATGGACTTTCTGGTCCTCAGCTTTGTCGTGGTCGTCGTGGGCGGCATGGGCAGCCTGCCGGGCGCTGTGCTGGCCGGGTTCCTCTTGGGCATACTCGAAAGTTTCGCCTCCATGTCCGCCGTGCTTGAGGCGCTGCCGGGCATCAATCAGATCGTCATCTACCTGGTGGCTATTATCATTTTGCTGACCCGCCCGCGCGGCCTGATGGGCCGCAAAGGCGTGATGGAGGAATAA
- the acs gene encoding acetate--CoA ligase, giving the protein MPDTTYPPSKEFAKSAHVNADKYEKMYAASIKDPEGFWKEHAQKLDWIEPFTKVKKTSFELGGVDIRWFEDGVMNVAANCIDRHLATRGDQTAIIFEPDEPTDPAQHITYNQLHEKVNRFANVLLSQGIMRGDRVVIYLPMIPEAAYAMLACARIGAVHSIVFAGFSPDALANRINNSGAKVVITADEAPRGGRRTALKSNTDAALLHCDDKVRCLVVKHTGGQTTWIQGRDIDVKAQMEQASPDCPARPMNAEDPLFILYTSGSTGQPKGVVHSSAGYLLYAGLTHKYVFDYHDGDVFWCTADVGWVTGHSYIIYGPLVNGATTVMFEGVPTYPDASRFWQVCEKHKVNQFYTAPTAIRALMAQGKEFVEKCDLSDLKVLGTVGEPINPEAWNWYNDVVGKGTRPIVDTWWQTETGGHLMTPLPGATATKPGSCTKPFFGIEPVILDATSGEEISSVEAEGVLCIKDSWPGQMRTVYGDHERFEKTYFSDYKGYYFTGDGCRRDTDGYYWITGRVDDVINVSGHRMGTAEVESALVAHPDVAEAAVVGYPHEIKGQGIYAYVTVMNGVEQTEELRKELEKWVRTEIGPIAKPDLIQWAPGLPKTRSGKIMRRILRKIAENDFDTLGDTSTLADPAVVDDLIGGRKSLG; this is encoded by the coding sequence ATGCCTGATACAACATATCCGCCGTCAAAAGAGTTCGCCAAGTCCGCGCATGTCAATGCAGACAAGTACGAGAAGATGTACGCCGCTTCGATCAAGGATCCCGAAGGTTTTTGGAAGGAGCACGCGCAGAAACTTGACTGGATAGAGCCGTTCACCAAGGTCAAGAAAACGTCCTTCGAATTGGGCGGTGTCGATATTCGCTGGTTCGAGGACGGCGTGATGAACGTCGCGGCCAACTGCATTGACCGCCATTTGGCCACGCGCGGCGACCAGACCGCGATCATATTCGAGCCGGACGAGCCTACCGACCCAGCCCAGCACATCACCTATAACCAACTGCACGAAAAGGTGAATCGCTTTGCCAACGTGCTGCTAAGCCAAGGCATAATGCGCGGCGACCGTGTGGTAATCTATCTGCCGATGATCCCCGAGGCGGCCTATGCCATGCTGGCCTGCGCACGCATCGGCGCCGTCCACTCCATCGTCTTTGCGGGCTTCTCGCCCGACGCGCTGGCCAACCGCATCAACAATTCGGGCGCCAAGGTTGTCATCACCGCCGACGAGGCCCCCCGCGGTGGCCGCCGTACAGCGCTTAAATCCAACACCGATGCGGCGTTGCTACATTGTGACGACAAGGTGCGCTGCCTCGTGGTAAAGCATACCGGCGGCCAAACGACATGGATCCAAGGCCGCGATATCGACGTCAAGGCGCAGATGGAGCAAGCCAGCCCTGACTGTCCCGCCCGGCCTATGAATGCCGAGGACCCACTGTTTATTCTTTATACTTCCGGCTCCACCGGACAGCCCAAGGGCGTTGTCCACAGCTCAGCCGGCTATCTGCTTTATGCGGGCCTCACGCATAAATATGTATTCGATTATCACGATGGCGACGTGTTCTGGTGCACCGCCGATGTCGGCTGGGTCACGGGCCACAGCTATATCATCTATGGCCCGCTGGTGAATGGCGCGACCACCGTCATGTTTGAGGGCGTGCCGACCTACCCCGATGCCAGCCGCTTCTGGCAGGTCTGCGAAAAACATAAGGTCAATCAGTTCTACACCGCCCCGACCGCGATCCGCGCATTGATGGCGCAGGGCAAAGAGTTCGTCGAAAAATGCGATCTATCGGACCTCAAGGTGCTGGGCACTGTGGGCGAGCCGATTAATCCCGAGGCTTGGAATTGGTACAATGACGTCGTCGGCAAAGGCACGCGCCCAATCGTCGATACGTGGTGGCAGACCGAAACGGGCGGGCACCTGATGACCCCCCTTCCCGGTGCCACGGCGACCAAACCGGGCAGCTGCACCAAGCCATTCTTTGGGATCGAGCCTGTCATTCTAGATGCGACATCTGGTGAGGAAATCAGCAGCGTCGAGGCCGAAGGTGTCTTGTGCATCAAAGACAGCTGGCCCGGCCAGATGCGTACCGTCTACGGCGATCACGAGCGTTTCGAGAAGACGTATTTCAGCGACTACAAAGGCTACTACTTCACTGGTGACGGCTGTCGCCGCGATACGGATGGCTACTACTGGATTACTGGCCGGGTCGATGACGTTATCAACGTATCGGGCCACCGCATGGGCACGGCAGAGGTCGAATCGGCCCTCGTCGCGCATCCGGACGTAGCCGAGGCCGCAGTCGTCGGCTATCCGCACGAGATTAAGGGTCAAGGCATCTATGCCTACGTGACCGTAATGAACGGGGTCGAGCAGACGGAAGAGCTACGCAAAGAGCTTGAGAAATGGGTGCGGACCGAAATCGGCCCAATCGCCAAGCCGGACTTGATTCAGTGGGCGCCCGGCCTGCCCAAGACCCGCTCAGGCAAGATCATGCGCCGCATCCTGCGCAAGATAGCGGAAAACGACTTTGACACGCTGGGCGATACTTCAACGTTGGCCGATCCGGCGGTCGTCGACGATCTGATCGGAGGCCGGAAAAGCCTTGGCTAA
- a CDS encoding ABC transporter ATP-binding protein — MGILEVKNVNKRFGGLQALGDVNLSVAENTVHAIIGPNGAGKSTLLNVLVGKLIPDTGSVMFDGQSVLGRKPYEINQMGISRVFQTPEIFGDLTVLENMMIPIFAKRDGSFRMHAIEAVGSERAVIEQAEHMLESLNMANQRHNHSASMSRGNKRRLEIGMCLAQEPRLLLLDEPTAGMARADTNNTIDLLKQIKEERDITIAIIEHDMHVVFSLAERITVLAQGSPLVEDTPDKIKGHPKVREAYLGESAD, encoded by the coding sequence ATGGGCATTCTCGAAGTCAAGAACGTGAACAAGCGTTTCGGCGGCCTTCAAGCGCTGGGGGACGTAAACCTAAGCGTTGCGGAAAATACCGTCCACGCCATTATTGGCCCCAACGGTGCAGGCAAATCCACCCTGCTGAACGTGCTGGTGGGCAAACTCATCCCAGACACCGGATCGGTCATGTTCGACGGCCAATCGGTGCTGGGGCGCAAGCCCTATGAGATCAACCAAATGGGCATTTCCCGCGTGTTCCAGACGCCCGAAATCTTTGGCGATCTGACTGTGCTGGAAAACATGATGATCCCGATTTTTGCCAAACGCGATGGATCGTTCCGCATGCATGCGATCGAGGCCGTCGGCAGCGAGCGCGCGGTGATCGAGCAGGCCGAACATATGCTGGAGAGTCTGAACATGGCCAACCAGCGCCACAATCATTCGGCTTCGATGAGCCGTGGCAACAAGCGGCGGCTGGAAATCGGCATGTGCCTTGCACAAGAGCCGCGCCTCTTGTTGCTGGACGAGCCGACGGCAGGCATGGCGCGCGCCGACACCAACAACACCATCGACCTGTTGAAACAGATCAAAGAAGAGCGCGACATCACCATCGCCATCATCGAGCACGACATGCATGTGGTGTTCAGCCTTGCCGAGCGGATCACCGTGCTGGCGCAGGGATCACCGCTGGTCGAGGATACACCGGACAAGATCAAGGGCCACCCCAAGGTGCGCGAAGCCTATCTGGGCGAGTCTGCCGACTGA
- a CDS encoding 6-pyruvoyl trahydropterin synthase family protein, with the protein MYRITKEFHFSASHQLFGLPEDHQCARLHGHNYVAVVELASDTLNQHGFVRDYLELAPLKRYIDDTLDHRHLNDVLGDDCVTAEQLAKHLYDWCAARWPETAAIKVSETPKTWAEYRP; encoded by the coding sequence ATGTATCGCATCACTAAGGAATTCCACTTCTCGGCGTCTCACCAGCTCTTTGGTCTGCCCGAAGATCACCAATGCGCCAGGTTGCATGGGCACAATTATGTCGCGGTGGTCGAACTGGCGTCGGACACGCTGAACCAACATGGATTTGTCCGGGACTACCTCGAACTGGCGCCGCTGAAGCGGTACATTGACGACACTCTGGATCATCGCCATTTGAACGATGTGCTGGGCGATGATTGCGTCACCGCCGAGCAACTGGCCAAGCACCTATATGATTGGTGCGCCGCCCGCTGGCCGGAAACGGCAGCCATTAAGGTTAGCGAGACGCCGAAAACATGGGCTGAATACCGGCCATGA
- the accB gene encoding acetyl-CoA carboxylase biotin carboxyl carrier protein, translating to MPKKTHDDDVAFIKALAELLNENELTELQVKRAYGEDDSLNVRVSRKVEAAPQYLAQAPVPQLAAPVAGSVPAPATQGEDPASHPGAVTSPMVGTVYTQAEPGAPSFVSVGDKVSEGDTLLIIEAMKTMNHIPAPHGGTVKRILVEDGAAVEYGAPLMIIE from the coding sequence ATGCCAAAGAAAACGCATGACGACGACGTCGCCTTCATCAAAGCGCTGGCCGAGCTGCTCAATGAAAACGAGCTGACTGAACTTCAGGTCAAGCGCGCATATGGCGAGGACGACAGCCTGAACGTGCGCGTCAGTCGCAAGGTCGAGGCGGCGCCGCAATACTTGGCGCAGGCACCTGTGCCGCAGCTTGCCGCGCCGGTCGCAGGCTCTGTCCCCGCACCTGCCACCCAAGGCGAAGATCCCGCCAGCCATCCCGGCGCGGTTACTTCGCCCATGGTCGGCACCGTCTATACGCAGGCCGAGCCGGGCGCGCCGTCCTTTGTATCCGTTGGTGATAAAGTGTCCGAGGGCGACACCCTGCTGATCATCGAGGCGATGAAAACGATGAACCATATTCCCGCCCCACACGGCGGCACGGTCAAGCGTATCCTCGTCGAGGATGGCGCCGCGGTCGAGTATGGCGCACCCCTGATGATTATCGAATAA
- the queC gene encoding 7-cyano-7-deazaguanine synthase QueC produces the protein MKVIVICSGGMDSVALAHRIAAEGNLHALLSLDYGQRHSKEVAFAAQCAQRLDVPHHIIDIASVGAALGGSALTDDIEVPDGHYAEDTMKVTVVPNRNAIMLAIAFGMAAAQKVDAVATAVHGGDHFIYPDCRPDFIAAFQAMEDRAMDGYAEVQLLTPYVHGSKADIAIDGAKHGTPFDQTWSCYKGGDLHCGRCGTCVERREAFHLAGIVDPTIYADADFWRVATGTEG, from the coding sequence ATGAAAGTGATAGTCATCTGCTCCGGCGGGATGGATTCTGTAGCGCTTGCCCATCGCATTGCGGCAGAGGGCAATCTGCACGCGTTGCTGTCTCTTGACTACGGCCAACGCCATTCCAAAGAGGTGGCTTTTGCCGCCCAATGTGCGCAGCGATTGGACGTTCCCCACCATATTATCGATATTGCGAGCGTCGGGGCCGCCCTCGGTGGTAGCGCCCTGACCGACGATATCGAGGTGCCAGACGGCCATTACGCCGAAGATACGATGAAGGTTACCGTGGTGCCAAACCGCAACGCGATAATGCTGGCCATCGCCTTTGGCATGGCAGCGGCGCAGAAAGTGGATGCGGTGGCAACTGCCGTGCACGGCGGCGATCACTTTATCTATCCCGACTGCCGACCCGATTTCATTGCGGCCTTTCAGGCAATGGAGGACCGGGCCATGGACGGCTACGCAGAGGTGCAACTGCTGACGCCCTATGTTCATGGCTCAAAGGCCGATATCGCCATTGACGGCGCCAAGCATGGAACGCCGTTTGACCAGACATGGTCGTGCTATAAGGGCGGCGATCTGCATTGCGGGCGCTGCGGCACCTGCGTTGAACGGCGCGAGGCGTTTCATCTGGCGGGCATTGTTGACCCCACGATCTATGCCGACGCCGATTTTTGGCGCGTGGCCACCGGAACGGAAGGGTAG